From Aspergillus fumigatus Af293 chromosome 3, whole genome shotgun sequence, a single genomic window includes:
- a CDS encoding alpha/beta fold hydrolase has product MDVRANSTSLFRKHPNGQTTHVVVDDYTDPWTEPETILIQRGFARHSAFWYHWIPSLARHYRVVRRDTRGHGRSSAAPGPGDDYAYTVDTLLDEIIDTLDQLNISKVHFVGESTSDMLDEALAAQFPSRLRSLTTISSPTLLPPAALRLFAFRYPSRPEACRQLGSRGWGERLARVPGTLSASDPAYEAWWLSQIAVSSSEGLAGYAGFLSTFDARAYLPRVSVPMLILAPAKSAATTLEEQLDLARQVKGSKLVVIHGRGHEVYVDKAADCLNAVREFFLEVEQRSTLGVQ; this is encoded by the coding sequence ATGGACGTGCGAGCGAACTCTACCTCTTTGTTTCGGAAGCACCCGAACGGCCAAACCACACATGTGGTTGTCGATGACTATACTGACCCCTGGACGGAGCCCGAGACGATCCTGATACAAAGGGGCTTCGCCAGACATTCGGCGTTTTGGTACCACTGGATTCCATCCCTCGCCCGGCACTATCGAGTCGTCCGACGGGACACTCGAGGACACGGCAGATCGTCGGCCGCCCCAGGGCCCGGAGACGACTATGCGTACACGGTCGACACTCTGCTCGACGAAATCATCGACACGCTGGACCAGCTTAACATCTCCAAGGTCCACTTCGTCGGGGAGAGCACCTCGGACATGCTCGATGAAGCCTTGGCCGCCCAGTTTCCTTCCCGCCTGCGCAGTTTGACAACGATCTCCAGCCCGACCCTTCTCCCACCCGCGGCGCTCCGGCTCTTCGCATTTAGATACCCGAGCCGGCCCGAGGCGTGTCGCCAGCTGGGCTCGAGGGGCTGGGGCGAGCGTCTCGCGCGGGTCCCGGGAACGCTGTCGGCATCGGACCCCGCGTACGAGGCCTGGTGGCTGTCACAGATCGCCGTCAGTTCAAGCGAGGGCCTTGCGGGCTATGCTGGATTTCTCTCCACCTTCGACGCGCGGGCGTATCTGCCGCGGGTTTCGGTGCCCATGTTGATCCTTGCGCCGGCGAAGAGCGCGGCGACTACCTTGGAGGAACAGTTGGATCTTGCGAGACAGGTCAAGGGGTCTAAGCTTGTTGTTATCCATGGGCGGGGGCACGAGGTTTACGTTGACAAGGCCGCCGATTGTTTGAATGCAGTCCGTGAGTTTTTCCTCGAAGTCGAGCAACGCTCTACTCTGGGCGTACAGTGA
- a CDS encoding putative MFS transporter (Hol1), which translates to MFESVMFAVIGDIYYVHERGTRVAALTIAISGIANLPALLSGLITDQLGWRWNFWMLAIFLGLGLALVLLFAWETAFERHQEAAGPDIPPAEETGEKASKSGQAQCEAIENADTICAVPAPNHPTRKPFLHRLAPFSGVHSQMPLWEMILKPFLILTHPAVVFVVAQIFTAPPYSLDAVDIGYMSAGPVIGGTLGSIVCGLVSDPVARALARRNRGVYEPEFRLVLIIPMLIASALGWFLFGNLVVAGTSPSVVAVVWAITTISRQFGMTTIGAYILDGVSKHLVRGVYHRDGDEELCVLWAFVCVPFFLVHWILGCC; encoded by the exons ATGTTTGAATCTG TGATGTTTGCGGTTATTGGGGATATCTACTACGTCCACGAACGGGGCACGAGAGTGGCTGCATTGACGATCGCGATCTCCGGGATAGCAAATCTGCCCGCCCTCCTATCCGGACTGATTACCGATCAACTCGGTTGGAGATGGAACTTTTGGATGCTGGCCATCTTTCTTGGTCTTGGATTGGCTCTAGTGCTTCTTTTTGCCTGGGAGACCGCTTTTGAGCGCCACCAAGAAGCCGCGGGTCCCGATATCCCACCCGCAGAG GAAACGGGCGAGAAAGCTTCCAAGTCCGGTCAGGCGCAGTGTGAAGCTATCGAGAATGCTGATACGATCTGCGCCGTCCCGGCCCCCAATCATCCGACCCGCAAGCCCTTTCTGCACCGCCTGGCTCCCTTCTCGGGCGTTCACTCCCAGATGCCCCTGTGGGAGATGATCCTCAAGCCTTTCCTGATTCTCACCCACCCGGCCGTCGT TTTTGTCGTGGCGCAGATCTTCACTGCCCCACCATACTCTCTCGACGCTGTGGATATTGGCTACATGTCGGCCGGCCCTGTCATCGGCGGCACACTTGGATCGATTGTGTGCGGTCTGGTGTCGGATCCCGTCGCTCGCGCGCTCGCGCGCCGCAACCGTGGTGTCTACGAGCCGGAGTTCCGCCTCGTCCTGATCATTCCCATGCTGATAGCCAGCGCGCTTGGGTGGTTTTTGTTTGGAAATCTCGTGGTCGCCGGCACGTCACCGTCGGTCGTTGCCGTTGTGTGGGCCATCACGACGATCTCGCGGCAGTTCGGTATGACCACCATCGGGGCGTATATTCTCGATGGGGTATCCAAGCATCTCGTCCGAGGTGTTTATCATCGGGATGGTGACGAAGAACTTTGTGTTCTTTGGGCTTTCGTGTGCGTACCTTTCTTCCTTGTCCATTGGATTTTAGGATGTTGCTAA
- a CDS encoding FAD-binding oxidoreductase, whose product MAATDEEELVASAVVYPGSTEEVQKIVHWANKHVIPLHPISMGRNFGYGGAAPWVRGAVVVDLGKRMNRILDINPEDCTCLVEPGVSYYALYEEIQRRGYKHLWIDVPDLGGGSVLGNALDHGVGYTPYGDHWAMHSGLEVVTPTGEVVRTGMGALPGNNTWQVFPYGFGPVIEHVWPRDSDILLNMGCSDVSSSGKKRIWSSWWRSIVRPLRIAIILDNAANIRHALQVLALSGAPRTAFYQGEGPFPPEKMSEYLRDHPYGDCTWLYFGTCYGPSEVRKWKLEPIHREFMKVPVARRIDPATLPPSDYFWSRDRTSSGEPDLEELAWVNWWPNGGHIAFSPVAPTRGADALRLWQLAKKHWAASGLDFFPSTLWLGFANCI is encoded by the exons ATGGCAGCcaccgatgaagaagaactggTTGCGTCTGCGGTTGTCTATCCCGGCAGCACGGAAGAGGTCCAGAAAATTGTTCACTGGGCGAACAAGCATGTCATCCCCCTGCATCCCATTTCCATGGGCCGGAACT TTGGCTACGGCGGGGCCGCACCGTGGGTTCGTGGAGCTGTCGTGGTTGACCTTGGAAAGCGCATGAATCGGATTCTCGATATCAACCCAGAGGACTGCACCTGCTTGGTCGAACCCGGTGTTTCCTACTACGCACTGTACGAGGAGATCCAGCGACGCGGCTACAAGCACCTCTGGATTGACGTTCCTGATCTGGGAGGTGGCTCCGTGCTGGGAAACGCGCTGGACCACGGCGTTGGTTATACCCCGTACGGGGACCATTGGGCCATGCATTCGGGCCTGGAAGTTGTCACACCCACCGGCGAGGTGGTTCGGACTGGGATGGGAGCCTTGCCGGGGAATAATACCTGGCAGGTGTTTCCGTATGGCTTTGGCCCTGTTATCGAGCACGTTTGGCCGCGAGATTCCGACATTCTGTTGAATATGGGTTGTTCTGATGTCTCCTCAAGTG GGAAGAAGCGGATTTGGAGCAGCTGGTGGAGATCGATCGTCCGGCCTCTGCGAATCGCCATAATTCTCGATAATGCGGCCAACATCCGGCATGCTCTGCAGGTCCTGGCGCTGTCTGGGGCACCCCGAACGGCGTTCTACCAAGGCGAGGGACCCTTTCCTCCAGAGAAAATGTCCGAGTATCTCCGAGACCATCCCTATGGCGACTGCACCTGGTTATATTTTGGTACCTGCTACGGCCCGAGCGAAGTCCGCAAATGGAAGCTCGAGCCCATCCACCGCGAGTTCATGAAGGTCCCTGTCGCCCGGCGGATCGACCCGGCGACCCTCCCACCCAGCGACTACTTCTGGTCTCGCGACCGGACGTCCAGCGGCGAGCCGGACCTCGAAGAGCTTGCGTGGGTCAACTGGTGGCCGAATGGGGGCCATATCGCGTTCAGTCCGGTGGCCCCGACCCGCGGCGCCGATGCGTTGCGGCTGTGGCAACTGGCCAAGAAACACTGGGCCGCCTCGGGGCTGGATTTTTTTCCCTCGACTTTGTGGTTGGGCTTCGCGAACTGCATCTGA
- a CDS encoding 15-hydroxyprostaglandin dehydrogenase (NAD(+)) — protein MSQPVAVVTGASSGMGLAVTKHLVAKGWRVAMADIDADSGRKVAAEIGDQVLFCRTDVTSYPQQASLFETAFAWGGDRLDLYAANAGIADTQFLCNNDYRYDENGLRLPVSLQTLDVNLTAVIQGVWLFKHYARRNKVAGGKVVITSSSAGLYPMESDPIYTASKHALVGLTRALGPVLQRQNIQVNAICPAFVPTGLCPKEMLGRFPKEHMIPSSKTMAFLDRLWN, from the coding sequence ATGTCCCAACCAGTTGCCGTCGTCACCGGTGCATCGTCGGGCATGGGGCTCGCCGTGACGAAACATCTGGTCGCGAAAGGATGGCGAGTCGCCATGGCCGATATCGATGCAGATTCTGGACGGAAAGTTGCTGCTGAGATCGGTGACCAAGTGCTGTTTTGCCGCACAGATGTCACCTCATACCCCCAACAAGCATCTTTATTCGAAACGGCCTTTGCGTGGGGAGGCGACAGGCTCGACCTGTATGCTGCGAATGCTGGGATTGCCGACACGCAATTCCTCTGCAACAACGATTACCGGTACGACGAGAATGGCCTGCGGCTCCCTGTGAGCCTCCAGACCCTGGATGTGAACCTCACCGCAGTCATCCAAGGCGTGTGGCTGTTCAAACACTACGCCCGACGGAACAAGGTCGCCGGCGGCAAGGTCGTCATCACCTCGTCTTCTGCAGGGTTATATCCCATGGAGTCGGACCCCATCTACACAGCCTCCAAGCACGCCCTGGTTGGGTTGACCAGAGCCCTCGGGCCGGTGCTGCAGCGGCAGAATATCCAAGTGAACGCCATCTGTCCGGCGTTTGTGCCCACGGGTCTCTGCCCGAAAGAGATGCTGGGCCGCTTTCCAAAGGAGCATATGATACCTTcctcgaagacgatggcCTTTCTGGACAGACTGTGGAACTGA
- a CDS encoding putative 3-hydroxyisobutyrate dehydrogenase, with protein sequence MDIKSLGSSYCKENLLKKLEDGARLHVYDVDDRALRNFEAEAPTKGRVCSNAREVAESSVRITTCKSREADQLTNAAPRRFLFTMVPEGRHVRSVYLDSHAGVLTTSVDDKILVDCSTIDTATSMDVGAAVCQNSKTAAFYDAPVSGGSLGAVAGTLTFMVGCVEDDPNLELLIFPCGGFLLGLTAKLCNNYCSGLIAIATAEAMNIGIKSGMKPSLLARVFATSTAQSTINDKWNPVPGCLSECPGEQGVQLMKKDLALAVEAADRVGAQLRLGVPALQVYQEAREDERCHDLDSRVVFRYIGGDEDWETKLSARG encoded by the exons ATGGACATCAAAAGCCTCGGATCATCCTATTGCAAAGAG AacttgctgaagaagctcgaggATGGAGCAAGGCTGCATGTGTACGACGTGGATGATCGTGCGCTACGGAACTTCGAAGCAGAGGCGCCGACAAAGGGGCGCGTTTGCTCGAACGCAAGGGAGGTTGCAGAATCATCGGTACGCATCACCACTTGCAAGTCGAGGGAGGCAGACCAGCTGACCAACGCTGCACCCAGACGATTTCTCTTTACGATGGTCCCCGAGGGACGACACGTGCGAAGCGTGTATCTCGACTCGCACGCAGGTGTGCTGACCACGTCGGTGGATGACAAGATCCTCGTCGACTGCTCCACCATCGACACAGCGACCTCGATGGATGTGGGCGCGGCTGTCTGCCAGAATTCCAAGACCGCAGCTTTTTACGACGCCCCAGTCTCCGGAGGGTCCCTAGGAGCCGTGGCTGGCACGCTGACATTCATGGTGGGTTGCGTGGAGGATGACCCGAACCTCGAACTGCT CATCTTCCCCTGTGGCGGCTTCTTGCTCGGCCTGACGGCGAAGCTATGCAATAACTATTGCTCAGGCCTCATCGCGATCGCTACCGCCGAGGCAATGAACATCGGCATCAAGTCCGGGATGAAACCTTCGCTGCTCGCCAGGGTCTTTGCCACCAGCACCGCTCAGAGCACCATCAACGACAAGTGGAATCCCGTCCCCGGCTGTCTGTCCGAATGCCCCGGCGAGCAAGGG GTGcagctgatgaagaaggatcTGGCGCTGGCCGTCGAGGCCGCCGACCGCGTTGGTGCTCAGTTACGATTGGGGGTGCCAGCATTACAGGTGTATCAAGAGGCACGCGAGGATGAAAGGTGTCACGACCTGGACTCACGGGTGGTCTTTCGGTACATTGGGGGCGACGAGGACTGGGAAACCAAGTTGTCGGCGCGAGGCTAA
- a CDS encoding MBL fold metallo-hydrolase: MIAQPLQSQRHSIRVVAQMGDPLPAPIEGQAYVTVGPINGGLITLPERAFVSPSGDAAVTVPSLSFLITHPGSGSEKSPRHLLFDLGLRATLGDYMKEQQAHLELRRPCLLGPGVAQSLQRSGIDPGKIDTIILSHVHYDHHGDPAHFPNAHFFVGAGSLKLLDEGLGIAASHQFFDPDLFRNVLRVSEFPSPGASPWRALGPFAGALDFLGDGSVYVIDAPGHLPGHINLLCRVGPDTWMYLGGDSCHDSRLLTGERQIATWDDGHGNTGCIHVDQTRAEESLSRIRRLQEMEGHKVEVVMAHDVEWWSTNQHRALGL; this comes from the coding sequence ATGATTGCCCAGCCTCTACAGTCCCAACGCCATTCCATCAGGGTTGTCGCCCAGATGGGTGATCCGCTTCCAGCACCCATTGAAGGCCAGGCGTATGTCACGGTGGGCCCAATCAATGGAGGTCTGATAACGCTCCCAGAACGTGCATTCGTCTCTCCCAGCGGAGATGCTGCGGTTACCGTTCCCTCGCTAAGCTTTCTCATCACGCACCCCGGCAGCGGAAGCGAGAAAAGTCCACGACACCTGCTCTTCGACTTGGGACTGCGAGCGACGCTGGGGGACTATAtgaaggagcagcaggcacACTTGGAGCTGCGCCGACCCTGCCTCCTCGGTCCCGGAGTTGCACAGTCGTTGCAACGGTCAGGCATCGATCCGGGGAAGATCGACACGATCATTCTCAGTCACGTCCACTACGACCACCACGGCGATCCGGCGCATTTCCCGAACGCACACTTCTTCGTTGGGGCTGGTTCTCTCAAACTGCTTGACGAAGGACTTGGAATTGCAGCATCGCATCAGTTCTTCGATCCGGACCTGTTCCGCAACGTCCTCCGTGTCAGCGAGTTTCCCTCGCCAGGCGCCTCGCCATGGAGGGCACTGGGGCCATTCGCAGGAGCCCTGGATTTCCTTGGGGATGGATCCGTTTACGTCATTGATGCGCCCGGCCACCTGCCTGGCCATATCAACCTCCTTTGCCGTGTCGGCCCCGACACCTGGATGTATCTTGGAGGGGACAGTTGTCACGATTCAAGGCTGCTTACGGGAGAGCGGCAAATCGCGACCTGGGACGATGGCCATGGCAATACGGGCTGCATTCACGTTGATCAGACGAGGGCAGAGGAATCGCTGTCGCGTATTCGCCGGCTGCAGGAGATGGAAGGGCACAAGGTCGAGGTGGTCATGGCGCATGATGTAGAGTGGTGGAGCACGAATCAACATCGCGCTCTGGGACTATGA